A genomic stretch from Oleomonas cavernae includes:
- the kdpB gene encoding potassium-transporting ATPase subunit KdpB, with product MSITHDARPISLFDRKIVSRALVDSTAKLNPRTLIRNPVIFVVEIISVLVTFVFIRELVTGTGGAFSGQIAAWLWFTVLFANFAEAVAEGRGKAQADSLRRTRSDTMARRVDDTGQVTTVSSNKLRVGDVVVVDAGDIIPSDGEVIEGIASVDESAITGESAPVIRESGGDRSAVTGGTRVLSDHIKVRITAAAGNTFLDRMIALVEGAKRQKTPNEIALSILLAGLTIIFVFATVTIEPYANYAGGSVPVVLLAALFITLIPTTIGGLLSAIGIAGMDRLIRFNVLATSGRAVEAAGDVDTLLLDKTGTITLGNRVATELIAMPGVNLKDLAEAAQLASLRDETPEGRSIVVLAKEKYGIRAHEMGPMDAHFVPFTAQTRMSGIDYKDAVRGPVSIRKGAVDAVLAFVGSQSVPREWNTAVETISRSGGTPLGVAQNGRLLGVVHLKDVVKGGIRERFAELRAMGIRTVMITGDNPLTAAAIAAEAGVDDFLAQATPENKLALIREEQGKGRLVAMCGDGTNDAPALAQADVGVAMNTGTQAAREAGNMVDLDSDPTKLIEVVGIGKQMLMTRGSLTTFSIANDVAKYFAIIPAMFAATYPQLGSLNVMGLSTPESAVLSAIIFNALIIIALIPLALRGVRYRAVGAASLLRRNLLIYGLGGILLPFGAIKAIDMIVSALGLA from the coding sequence ATGTCCATCACCCACGACGCCCGGCCCATCTCGCTGTTCGATCGCAAGATCGTCAGCCGGGCCCTGGTCGACAGTACCGCCAAGCTCAACCCCAGGACCCTGATCCGCAACCCGGTGATCTTCGTCGTCGAGATCATCTCGGTTCTCGTCACCTTCGTCTTCATCCGCGAGTTGGTGACGGGTACCGGCGGCGCCTTCTCAGGGCAAATCGCCGCCTGGCTGTGGTTCACCGTGCTGTTTGCCAACTTCGCCGAAGCCGTGGCCGAGGGTCGGGGCAAGGCCCAGGCCGACAGCCTGCGCCGCACCCGCTCCGACACCATGGCCAGGCGTGTCGACGACACGGGCCAGGTCACCACCGTGTCCAGCAACAAGCTGCGGGTCGGCGACGTCGTGGTGGTCGATGCCGGCGACATCATCCCGTCGGACGGCGAGGTGATCGAGGGCATCGCCTCGGTCGACGAATCCGCGATCACGGGTGAATCGGCCCCGGTGATCCGCGAATCCGGCGGCGACCGCTCGGCCGTCACCGGCGGCACCCGCGTGCTGTCGGACCATATCAAGGTCCGCATCACCGCGGCTGCCGGCAACACCTTCCTCGACCGTATGATCGCCCTGGTCGAAGGGGCGAAGCGCCAGAAGACGCCCAACGAGATCGCCCTGTCGATCCTGCTGGCCGGCCTCACCATCATCTTCGTCTTCGCCACGGTGACGATCGAACCCTATGCCAACTATGCCGGCGGTTCGGTCCCGGTGGTGCTGCTGGCGGCGCTGTTCATTACCCTGATCCCGACCACCATCGGCGGCCTGCTGTCGGCGATCGGCATCGCCGGCATGGACCGCCTGATCCGCTTCAACGTGCTGGCCACATCGGGCCGCGCGGTCGAGGCGGCGGGCGACGTCGATACCCTGCTGCTGGACAAGACCGGCACGATCACGCTGGGCAACCGGGTGGCGACCGAGTTGATCGCCATGCCCGGCGTGAACCTCAAGGACCTGGCGGAGGCGGCCCAGCTTGCCTCGCTGCGCGACGAGACGCCGGAAGGCCGTTCCATCGTCGTCCTGGCCAAGGAGAAATACGGCATCCGCGCTCATGAAATGGGGCCGATGGATGCCCATTTCGTGCCCTTCACCGCCCAGACCCGCATGAGCGGCATCGATTACAAGGATGCCGTCCGTGGGCCCGTGTCGATCCGCAAGGGCGCGGTCGATGCGGTGCTTGCCTTCGTCGGCTCGCAGAGCGTGCCGCGCGAATGGAACACGGCGGTCGAGACCATCTCCAGGTCGGGCGGCACGCCCCTGGGGGTGGCCCAGAACGGCCGCCTGCTGGGCGTCGTCCACCTCAAGGACGTGGTCAAGGGCGGTATCCGCGAGCGTTTCGCCGAATTGCGCGCCATGGGCATCCGCACGGTGATGATCACCGGTGACAACCCGCTGACCGCCGCGGCCATCGCGGCCGAGGCCGGCGTCGACGACTTCCTGGCCCAGGCGACGCCCGAGAACAAGCTGGCCCTGATCCGGGAAGAGCAGGGCAAGGGCCGCCTGGTCGCCATGTGCGGCGACGGCACCAACGACGCCCCGGCCCTGGCCCAGGCCGATGTCGGCGTCGCCATGAACACCGGCACCCAGGCCGCGCGCGAGGCCGGCAACATGGTCGACCTCGACAGTGACCCGACCAAGCTGATCGAGGTGGTGGGCATCGGCAAACAGATGCTGATGACTCGCGGCTCGCTGACCACCTTCTCGATCGCCAACGACGTTGCCAAATACTTCGCCATCATCCCGGCGATGTTCGCGGCGACCTATCCCCAGCTAGGCAGCCTCAACGTCATGGGCCTGTCGACCCCGGAAAGCGCCGTGCTGTCGGCCATCATCTTCAACGCCCTGATCATCATCGCGTTGATCCCACTCGCCCTGCGGGGCGTGCGCTACCGCGCTGTCGGCGCCGCGTCTCTCCTGCGCCGCAACCTGCTGATCTACGGCCTGGGCGGCATCCTGCTGCCCTTCGGTGCCATCAAGGCGATCGACATGATCGTCTCGGCGCTGGGTCTGGCCTGA
- a CDS encoding DUF4118 domain-containing protein: MPEPAADSDARPAPDALLADAQAERRGKLKVFLGAAPGVGKTYAMLEAAHAARRDGIDAVVGVVETHGRRETLDKLAGLEILPRRLHAYRGRELDEMDIDAVLARRPALVLIDELAHTNAPGSRHPKRYQDVDEVLAAGIDVYATLNIQHLESLNDVVAQITRIRVRETLPDSVLERADQIELVDLTPEDLLKRLKEGKVYLGDQATRAVRHYFSPGNLTALRELALRQAAARVDDQMVHYMRAHAISGPWPAGERLMVAVSPSPSSQRLVRAAARIAERLHARWFAVYVETLAHERLSEAARDQIADTLRLAEQLGAEALTVSGADPAEALVAAANERNVTRMVVGQSRQSRFEEWLRGSLVSRLLRRAGPIEVHVLPDLEAVAKAKVEAAARTEPVAKASFDPKPFLWSTLLVAAVTGAAQLAAMVSSNSVVSLFYIAAVMASALSFGRWPSLFTALASTLAYNFFFMPPLYEFTVADPANIMALFVFLGVAVFLSGLAARLRLLAEAARRRAADAAALYSFARKLAGVTALDDLLWAIAYQLASMLKARVVLLLPDETGRLDIRAGYPPDDTLSEAERAAAQWCWDQGRPAGRGADTLPGPSGCSCR, from the coding sequence TTGCCCGAACCAGCAGCCGACTCAGACGCCCGCCCGGCCCCCGACGCGCTTTTAGCCGACGCGCAGGCCGAGCGGCGCGGCAAGCTCAAGGTCTTCCTCGGCGCCGCCCCCGGCGTGGGGAAGACCTATGCCATGCTGGAGGCCGCCCATGCCGCCCGGCGCGACGGCATCGACGCGGTCGTCGGCGTGGTCGAGACCCACGGCCGGCGCGAGACCCTGGACAAGCTGGCGGGCCTGGAAATCCTGCCGCGCCGACTGCACGCCTATCGCGGGCGCGAACTCGACGAGATGGATATCGACGCGGTGCTGGCCAGGCGGCCGGCCCTGGTCCTGATCGACGAACTGGCCCATACCAATGCGCCGGGGTCGAGACATCCCAAGCGTTACCAGGATGTCGACGAGGTGCTGGCGGCCGGGATCGACGTCTATGCCACCTTGAACATCCAGCATCTGGAAAGCCTGAACGACGTGGTGGCCCAGATCACCCGCATCCGGGTGCGCGAGACCCTGCCCGACAGCGTGCTGGAACGGGCCGACCAGATCGAACTGGTCGATCTGACGCCCGAAGACCTGCTGAAGCGCCTGAAGGAAGGCAAGGTTTACCTGGGCGACCAGGCGACCCGGGCGGTGCGCCACTATTTCTCGCCCGGCAACCTCACCGCCCTGCGCGAACTGGCCCTGCGCCAGGCGGCGGCGCGGGTGGACGACCAGATGGTCCACTACATGCGGGCCCATGCCATTTCCGGCCCCTGGCCGGCGGGCGAGCGCCTGATGGTCGCGGTCAGTCCCAGCCCGTCGTCCCAGCGCCTGGTGCGCGCGGCGGCGCGCATCGCCGAACGCCTGCATGCCCGCTGGTTCGCCGTCTATGTCGAGACCCTGGCCCACGAACGCCTCTCGGAAGCCGCCCGGGACCAGATCGCCGATACCCTGCGCCTGGCCGAGCAGTTGGGCGCCGAAGCCCTGACGGTGAGCGGTGCCGACCCGGCGGAAGCCCTGGTGGCGGCGGCCAACGAGCGCAACGTGACGCGCATGGTGGTGGGGCAATCGCGGCAGTCCCGCTTCGAGGAATGGCTGCGCGGCTCCCTGGTCTCGCGCCTCTTGCGCCGGGCCGGGCCGATCGAGGTCCACGTCCTGCCGGATCTGGAGGCCGTCGCCAAGGCCAAGGTCGAAGCGGCGGCGCGGACGGAACCGGTCGCGAAGGCCTCGTTCGACCCCAAGCCGTTCCTGTGGAGCACCCTGCTGGTGGCGGCCGTGACCGGTGCCGCGCAACTGGCGGCGATGGTCAGCTCCAACTCGGTGGTATCGCTGTTCTATATCGCCGCGGTGATGGCCTCGGCCCTCTCGTTCGGGCGCTGGCCGTCCTTGTTCACGGCGCTTGCCAGCACGCTGGCCTATAATTTCTTCTTCATGCCGCCGCTTTACGAATTCACCGTGGCGGACCCGGCGAACATCATGGCGCTGTTCGTCTTCCTGGGCGTGGCGGTGTTTCTCTCCGGGCTGGCGGCGCGCCTGCGCCTGCTGGCCGAGGCGGCACGGCGGCGGGCGGCCGATGCCGCCGCGCTCTACAGTTTCGCGCGCAAGCTGGCGGGGGTGACCGCGCTCGACGATCTGCTGTGGGCGATCGCCTATCAACTGGCCTCGATGCTGAAGGCGCGCGTGGTGCTCCTGCTGCCCGACGAGACCGGCCGCCTCGACATCCGCGCCGGCTACCCGCCCGACGACACGCTGAGCGAGGCGGAACGGGCGGCGGCACAATGGTGCTGGGACCAGGGCCGTCCCGCCGGTCGCGGCGCCGACACCCTGCCGGGGCCGAGCGGCTGTTCCTGCCGATGA
- a CDS encoding response regulator, which produces MPDPAVTILVVDDDEQIRRFLRTSLGAHGYHMVEAATAADAERRARANRPDLILLDLGLPDRDGIDVLKDLRGWTKVPVIILSARGEEASKVKALDLGADDYVTKPFGTGELLARLRAALRHRDASPADSVWASEDLRVDIAARVTTKGGAPVKLSRREWDVLRVLVLNAGRVVTHRQILETVWGPAQADYTQYLWVYIGHLRDKLEPDPAQPRYIQTEPSVGYRLVRAEDAA; this is translated from the coding sequence ATGCCTGATCCCGCCGTGACCATTCTGGTGGTCGATGACGACGAGCAGATCCGCCGCTTCCTGCGCACCAGCCTGGGCGCCCATGGCTATCACATGGTCGAGGCGGCGACGGCGGCGGATGCCGAGCGGCGGGCGCGGGCCAACCGGCCCGACCTGATCCTGCTGGACCTGGGGCTGCCCGACCGCGACGGCATCGATGTGCTCAAGGACCTGCGCGGCTGGACCAAAGTGCCGGTGATCATCCTCTCTGCCCGGGGCGAGGAGGCGAGTAAGGTCAAGGCCCTGGACCTGGGTGCCGACGATTACGTGACCAAGCCCTTCGGCACCGGCGAGTTGCTGGCCCGCCTGCGCGCCGCCCTGCGCCACCGCGACGCCAGCCCGGCCGACTCGGTCTGGGCCTCCGAAGACCTGCGGGTGGATATCGCCGCGCGTGTCACGACGAAAGGCGGTGCGCCGGTGAAGCTGTCGCGGCGGGAGTGGGATGTGCTGCGTGTCCTGGTGCTGAACGCCGGGCGGGTGGTCACCCACCGGCAGATCCTGGAAACCGTCTGGGGCCCGGCCCAGGCCGACTATACGCAATACCTCTGGGTCTACATCGGCCATCTGCGCGACAAGCTGGAACCCGACCCGGCCCAGCCTCGCTATATCCAGACCGAGCCCAGCGTGGGCTACCGCCTGGTGCGGGCGGAGGATGCGGCCTAG
- the kdpC gene encoding potassium-transporting ATPase subunit KdpC, with the protein MLSLIRPALVLVAAFTVITGLLYPLALTGIATTVFPDQAHGSLVRNEAGQVIGSSLLGQGFAGERYFHSRPSAAGAGWDAAASSGSNYAPTSKALIDRVKQGVADRKAEDGGDMVPVDLVTTSGSGLDPDITPAAAFYQVPRIARLRGLDEARVKALVEAHIQGRQLGVLGEARVNVLALNLALDKLGPQ; encoded by the coding sequence ATGCTGTCGCTCATCCGTCCTGCCCTGGTTCTCGTCGCCGCCTTCACGGTGATCACGGGGCTGCTCTATCCGCTGGCCCTGACCGGCATCGCCACCACCGTGTTCCCCGACCAGGCCCATGGCAGCCTGGTCAGGAACGAGGCCGGCCAGGTCATCGGCTCCTCGCTTCTCGGCCAGGGCTTCGCTGGGGAACGCTACTTCCATTCGCGGCCCTCGGCCGCCGGAGCCGGCTGGGATGCCGCGGCCTCGTCGGGCTCCAACTATGCCCCCACCTCCAAGGCCCTGATCGACCGGGTGAAGCAGGGCGTCGCCGATCGTAAGGCGGAGGATGGCGGCGACATGGTCCCCGTCGACCTGGTCACCACCTCGGGCAGCGGCCTCGATCCCGACATCACGCCGGCGGCGGCCTTCTACCAGGTGCCGCGAATTGCCCGCCTCCGCGGCCTGGACGAGGCCCGGGTGAAGGCGCTGGTCGAAGCCCACATCCAGGGCCGCCAGTTGGGCGTGCTGGGCGAGGCGCGGGTCAATGTTCTGGCCTTGAACCTCGCCCTTGATAAGCTCGGCCCACAATAA
- a CDS encoding bile acid:sodium symporter family protein → MKKVLLDPFLLALIGVVVLAVVWPAPGVTGGFLHIEWVASYGIAIVFFLYGLTLAPEKMRAGLSHWRLHLVVVLATFALFPLVVLAAGPAVRPLLPPEVWIGFFYIAALPSTVSSSVAMTSLAKGNIPGALFNASLSSLIGVFATPALMAWFLASSGAASLPLGDVILKIVLLVLVPTAVGQLLHRPLAAWVARNAGWIKTIDRLVILSIVYNSFCNSIAEGIWTRHEPILLVEIAAGAVALFFIVYGLLLIPCKLLKFNREDRIAALFCGSKKSLATGVPLAGIIFATMPPAALGLIIAPIMLYHFLQLVIVSVIANHYAAQKI, encoded by the coding sequence ATGAAAAAAGTCCTGCTCGACCCGTTCCTGCTCGCCCTGATCGGCGTGGTCGTCCTGGCGGTGGTCTGGCCAGCTCCCGGGGTGACCGGCGGTTTCCTGCATATCGAATGGGTGGCATCCTACGGCATCGCCATCGTCTTCTTCCTCTACGGCCTGACCCTGGCGCCCGAGAAGATGCGCGCCGGCCTCAGCCATTGGCGGCTGCACCTGGTCGTGGTGCTGGCGACCTTCGCGCTGTTCCCGCTGGTCGTCCTGGCCGCCGGCCCGGCAGTGCGGCCCCTGCTGCCGCCCGAGGTGTGGATCGGCTTCTTCTATATCGCCGCCCTGCCCTCCACCGTCTCGTCGTCGGTGGCCATGACCTCGCTAGCCAAGGGCAACATCCCCGGCGCCCTGTTCAATGCGAGCCTGTCCAGCCTGATCGGCGTCTTCGCCACCCCGGCCCTGATGGCCTGGTTCCTGGCCAGTTCCGGCGCCGCTTCCCTGCCGCTGGGCGATGTCATCCTGAAAATCGTGCTGCTGGTGCTGGTGCCGACGGCGGTGGGGCAGCTACTGCATCGGCCGCTGGCGGCCTGGGTTGCGCGCAACGCCGGCTGGATCAAGACCATCGACCGGCTGGTGATCCTGTCGATCGTCTACAATTCCTTCTGCAATTCGATCGCCGAGGGCATCTGGACCCGGCACGAGCCGATCCTGCTGGTCGAGATCGCCGCCGGCGCGGTGGCCCTCTTCTTTATCGTCTACGGCCTGCTGCTGATCCCGTGCAAGCTGCTGAAGTTCAACCGCGAGGACCGTATCGCCGCGCTGTTCTGCGGCTCCAAGAAATCGCTCGCCACCGGCGTGCCGCTGGCCGGCATCATCTTCGCCACCATGCCGCCGGCGGCGCTGGGCCTGATCATCGCGCCGATCATGCTCTATCATTTCCTGCAATTGGTGATCGTCAGCGTCATCGCCAACCACTACGCGGCGCAGAAAATATAG
- a CDS encoding sensor histidine kinase — MKTASGPAAVIGIERKGAERTLNADERRLVDALCDQAAIAVERVRLADELAEASVAAETEHLRSLLFNSISHDLRTPLASILGAATSLRLNHEGLTAQDRNDLLDTVQEESERLNRFVGNLLDMTRLEAGVLKPSRAWMDIRDVVGSALRRAKTLLARHQVRVEAEPGLPPMNLDAILIEQVLVNLLDNAQKYSDPGSEIVMRLARAGSNLVIDVIDQGLGIPEAERDLIFDKFYRVRAGDRRQAGTGLGLSICKGFVGVHGGTIKALPAPQGEGAMIRVTLPIDPIGPLPPPDSEGDDA; from the coding sequence ATGAAGACGGCGTCCGGCCCCGCCGCCGTCATCGGCATCGAGCGCAAGGGCGCGGAGCGGACCCTGAACGCCGACGAGCGGCGCCTGGTCGACGCGCTGTGCGACCAGGCGGCGATCGCGGTCGAGCGGGTGCGCCTAGCCGATGAACTGGCCGAGGCCAGCGTCGCCGCCGAGACCGAGCATCTGCGCAGCCTGCTGTTCAACTCGATCAGCCACGACCTGCGCACGCCGCTAGCCTCGATCCTGGGGGCGGCGACCAGCCTGCGCCTGAACCACGAAGGGCTGACGGCACAGGACCGCAACGACCTGCTCGACACGGTGCAGGAGGAAAGCGAGCGCCTGAACCGCTTCGTCGGCAACCTGCTGGACATGACCCGGCTGGAGGCCGGGGTGCTGAAGCCCAGCCGGGCCTGGATGGATATTCGCGATGTCGTGGGCAGCGCCCTGCGCCGGGCCAAGACCCTGCTGGCCCGCCACCAGGTGCGGGTCGAGGCCGAACCCGGCCTGCCGCCCATGAACCTCGATGCGATCCTGATCGAGCAGGTGCTGGTGAACCTGCTCGACAATGCCCAGAAATATTCCGATCCCGGCAGCGAGATCGTGATGCGCCTGGCCCGCGCCGGCAGCAATCTCGTGATCGATGTGATTGATCAGGGCCTGGGCATTCCCGAGGCCGAGCGCGACCTGATCTTCGACAAGTTCTACCGGGTGCGGGCGGGCGACCGGCGCCAGGCCGGCACCGGCCTGGGCCTGTCGATCTGCAAGGGCTTCGTCGGCGTCCACGGCGGCACGATCAAGGCGCTGCCGGCGCCGCAGGGCGAGGGGGCGATGATCCGCGTTACCCTGCCCATCGATCCCATAGGCCCGCTGCCGCCGCCCGACAGCGAGGGCGACGATGCCTGA